The stretch of DNA TCGCGGCGCCCGGACTCGGCGGGCTCCGGGCCCGCGCTGCTCGGGGACCTCGTGCTGTGCCCAGCGTTCGCCCGCGATCAGGCGCGCAAGGCCGGGCACGGGCTGCTGGACGAGCTGCACCTGCTGACCGTGCACGGCGTGCTGCACCTGCTGGGCTACGACCACGCGGAGCCGGAGGAGGAGCGGGAGATGTTCGCGCTGCAGAACCGCATCCTCGCCGACTACCGCACGGCGCGCGCCGAGGCCGACCGGGAAGCGGCGCAGCGGGACGCGGACTCCCGCGTGCTCGGCGCGGTGGGGCTGGACCAGGGCTCCTCGCCCGAGGTCCCGCGCGACTGAGAAGGCTGGGACCGTGTTCACGAGTTCGACCGTTCTGCTGATCTGGGCGGTTGTCCTGGTGCTGGCGGCGGGGTTGTTCGCCGCCGCCG from Saccharopolyspora sp. SCSIO 74807 encodes:
- the ybeY gene encoding rRNA maturation RNase YbeY; translated protein: MSIEIANESGVEVDEGTIVSVARYALDRMSVSQLAELSIVLVELNVMSDLHERWMDLPGPTDVMAFPMDEYDSSRRPDSAGSGPALLGDLVLCPAFARDQARKAGHGLLDELHLLTVHGVLHLLGYDHAEPEEEREMFALQNRILADYRTARAEADREAAQRDADSRVLGAVGLDQGSSPEVPRD